One Malassezia restricta chromosome VI, complete sequence genomic region harbors:
- a CDS encoding ubiquitin carboxyl-terminal hydrolase 25, protein MVEDGQVQELQSILGCTYEQAYSALHDAQGNMEWAMNRILDGPASPAPPPSLPIPERSLTAPPSYTEYPSTQSQDEQDADLQRAVAASMVQHPTAPSASNEDEELMRALAESVQGAPHARPDLMRRRQKLEPVVFVPSIPTYKAVAWSLQALYAATPLCQALYTYPKSDTRTTNLAQYWNGVSPSGPCTAESQHTQLIQRIQTLFYFATHTVRAVVVTGDIDAILPRDIMLQASWQQDMHALIKAFVDLLAHAWKTNTCLEQHHLFQMFIVPTGASAPTDELSMSTLVLDHTATESSVYSCLLYQLTDHEQAYFISRAPLVLCLPVQHSTTGPFRIDLTVYLDSFLWNKRTEDDVASQCASLASQYKAAEAEKRHWTARLASFTEHDALSSTQQSEAYLEHVAHSPLSDWMTRIRKALEQRVSVARSHISALDEQLTSLRTTMTQLQEKRWNDPALQTMPYDLCAAVFQTNESEWAYIQHNGQWWRLEDTHAQAIDPHTMTTDPGVVFLAYTQRAYKAQEPTSEILTALRDAVAKDNEEAERTLS, encoded by the coding sequence ATGGTCGAGGACGGACAAGTCCAGGAGCTTCAGAGTATTCTTGGCTGTACATATGAACAGGCATACAGTGCACTCCATGACGCGCAGGGTAATATGGAATGGGCCATGAACCGCATTCTCGATGGACCAgcgtcgccggcgcccCCACCATCGTTGCCTATCCCGGAGCGGAGTTTGACGGCGCCTCCCAGTTATACAGAATACCCATCAACGCAGTCCCAGGACGAACAAGATGCTGATCTTCAGCGTGCTGTTGCGGCATCTATGGTCCAGCATCCTACTGCACCTTCAGCGTCAAAtgaggacgaagagctcatgcgcgccttggcagAGAGTGTCCAGGGCGCACCGCATGCACGGCCCGACTTGATGCGTCGACGCCAAAAGCTCGAGCCCGTGGTATTTGTTCCCAGCATACCCACTTACAAGGCTGTGGCATGGTCTCTTCAGGCGCTCTACGCCGCTACACCATTGTGCCAAGCCTTGTATACGTATCCCAAATCCGATACACGTACTACCAACCTTGCCCAGTACTGGAACGGCGTGAGTCCATCCGGGCCGTGCACGGCTGAATCCCAACATACCCAGTTGATCCAGCGCATACAAACACTCTTTTACTTTGCAACTCACACAgtgcgcgccgtcgtcgtcacggGCGATATCGATGCGATTCTTCCTCGGGACATCATGCTTCAAGCATCGTGGCAGCAAGATATGCATGCGCTCATAAAAGCATTCGTCGATCTTCTAGCGCATGCATGGAAAACAAATACATGCTTAGAGCAGCACCATCTCTTTCAGATGTTCATCGTCCCCACGGGCGCAAGCGCGCCTACGGATGAGCTTTCCATGTCGACCCTGGTGCTGGATCATACAGCGACCGAGTCTAGCGTATATTCGTGCTTATTATACCAACTGACGGATCATGAACAAGCCTATTTTATTAGCCGAGCACCTCTTGTGCTATGTCTGCCTGTGCAGCACTCGACGACAGGGCCTTTCCGCATCGATCTAACTGTGTACTTGGACTCATTCTTGTGGAACAAGCGCACTGAGGATGATGTTGCTTCACAATGCGCTTCCCTAGCATCTCAGTACAAGGCTGCTGAAGCAGAAAAACGGCATTGGACGGCACGTCTCGCATCATTCACCGAGCACGATGCTCTATCTTCAACCCAACAATCGGAAGCGTATCTGGAACATGTTGCACATTCGCCTTTATCGGACTGGATGACACGTATAAGGAAGGCTTTGGAGCAGCGAGTATCAGTGGCTAGGTCGCATATCTCTGCACTAGACGAACAACTCACATCTCTTCGCACGACAATGACCCAACTGCAAGAAAAGCGGTGGAACGATCCGGCATTGCAGACAATGCCCTACGATCTCTGTGCGGCTGTATTTCAAACCAATGAGTCAGAGTGGGCATACATTCAGCATAACGGCCAGTGGTGGCGCCTAGAAGATACACACGCTCAGGCTATTGATCCGCACACGATGACCACGGATCCCGGTGTGGTCTTCTTGGCATATACGCAACGGGCCTACAAAGCGCAAGAACCTACGTCAGAGATACTCACAGCCTTGCGAGACGCTGTGGCCAAAGATAACGAAGAGGCAGAGAGGACACTCTCGTAA
- a CDS encoding solute carrier family 35 (UDP-xylose/UDP-N-acetylglucosamine transporter), member B4, which produces MPAVKSSRIPSYTTVRNVIADFGLIMALIFGGCCSNALTLELTTKQLPASGTLLTLAQFVATTVIALVGEVEMRSVHGCYVPCLKRPGVPLRRWLIQVILYYLTSILNNSAFAYNIPMSVHIVFRSGGMLVNMFLGYTIDGKRYSLLQLMSVCLVTIGVVVATLSAALPSGTQNTSSNGDYMFGVFLLSMALLTSGAMGIFQERTYTKYGRQHWHEALFYSHLFSLPLFAFQSRGLSAQIADANATPRAPLPMCPICTKMGLTVPSYYVNLTLNVLTQLLCINGVNRLTSRVSSLSVSLVLVVRKAVSLVISVVLLNRQTGSAGLWSGAAAVMIGTIGYTYGGSKRRVPHAKSA; this is translated from the coding sequence ATGCCTGCCGTGAAGTCGTCGCGCATCCCTTCGTACACGACTGTACGGAATGTGATCGCTGATTTTGGGCTGATTATGGCTCTAATATTTGgtggctgctgcagcaATGCGCTCACATTGGAGCTGACAACAAAGCAGTTGCCCGCTTCAGGCACACTTCTTACTCTCGCACAGTTTGTGGCTACAACGGTCATTGCTCTGGTGGGTGAAGTAGAAATGCGCTCTGTTCATGGCTGCTATGTTCCGTGCCTTAAGCGGCCAGGCGTTCCCCTTCGTCGCTGGCTCATTCAAGTGATCTTATACTATCTGACTAGTATCCTCAACAATTCGGCCTTTGCCTACAATATTCCCATGTCTGTACACATTGTCTTTCGCAGTGGTGGTATGCTTGTCAATATGTTTTTGGGGTACACGATTGATGGAAAGAGATACTCTTTGCTTCAGCTAATGAGCGTGTGTTTGGTCACGATCGGCGTCGTTGTGGCAACACTATCGGCTGCCTTGCCGTCAGGCACCCAAAACACGTCTTCAAACGGAGATTATATGTTCGGCGTGTTTCTTCTCAGCATGGCATTGTTGACGTCAGGTGCGATGGGCATATTCCAGGAGCGCACATATACCAAGTATGGACGGCAACATTGGCATGAAGCGCTTTTTTACTCTCATCTTTTTTCCCTTCCGCTGTTTGCGTTCCAGTCGCGCGGTCTTTCTGCACAAATTGCTGATGCCAATGCGACACCGCGTGCACCGCTCCCCATGTGTCCTATTTGCACCAAGATGGGCCTCACTGTACCATCTTATTATGTCAACCTCACCCTCAATGtcctcacgcagctgctgtgTATCAACGGTGTCAACCGTCTCACGTCCCGAGTGTCAAGCCTTAGTGTCTCACTCGTACTCGTTGTGCGAAAGGCCGTGAGTCTGGTTATTAGTGTCGTTCTACTGAACCGACAAACAGGCAGTGCAGGTCTGTGGTCgggtgctgctgccgtcATGATTGGCACGATTGGATACACTTATGGAGGGAGCAAGCGTCGTGTGCCGCATGCAAAGAGTGCCTAG